The Elaeis guineensis isolate ETL-2024a chromosome 13, EG11, whole genome shotgun sequence genome includes a region encoding these proteins:
- the LOC105055837 gene encoding calcium uniporter protein 2, mitochondrial, giving the protein MAFGKTLAHRFVNAAKSLPAGTLLPPRLHIAEPSSYLRRLLPDSSEERGLLRRFLQWRALFQSAERLPLPVGNALADRIRQLNRERLRLEGLVPPPRSPSAGTQEEEERISVEEARKVLRAAQMEAARARLRGIQRSCVAYTEFTQICCEVAGVDQGLGVARALDESGAVIVLGAVVFLRPDLVAKAIENMIPTASVAPANNPQNKELKEMEKKKAEIDMKAEGQVRRELWCGLGFLVIQTAAFMRLTFWELTWDVMEPICFYVTSLYFMAGYAFFLRTSRDPSFEGFFESRFAAKQKRLMKARNFDIAKFNELRRAGPFPPSQPLKESSSSSCSSYSDCHRRSTLFGPMH; this is encoded by the exons ATGGCGTTCGGCAAAACCCTTGCTCACCGGTTCGTCAACGCGGCCAAGTCCCTCCCCGCCGGCACCCTTCTCCCTCCCCGCCTCCACATCGCCGAGCCGTCCTCTTACCTCCGGCGCCTCCTCCCTGACTCCAGCGAGGAGCGGGGGCTCCTCCGCCGGTTCCTCCAGTGGCGGGCCCTCTTTCAGTCGGCGGAGCGGCTTCCCCTCCCGGTCGGCAACGCCCTGGCCGATCGTATCCGGCAGCTGAATCGGGAACGCCTCCGCCTCGAGGGGCTCGTCCCCCCGCCCAGATCCCCGTCGGCTGGGACTCAGGAAGAGGAGGAAAGGATCTCGGTGGAGGAGGCGAGGAAGGTGCTGCGGGCGGCGCAGATGGAGGCGGCGAGGGCGCGGCTGAGGGGAATCCAGAGGAGCTGCGTGGCGTACACGGAGTTCACCCAGATCTGCTGCGAGGTCGCCGGCGTCGATCAGGGGCTCGGCGTCGCCCGCGCGCTCGACGAGTCCGGGGCCGTCATCGTCCTCGGCGCCGTCGTCTTCCTCCGCCCCGACCTC GTGGCAAAAGCAATCGAGAACATGATTCCGACGGCATCGGTGGCCCCTGCGAACAACCCGCAAAACAAAGAGCTGAAGGAGATGGAGAAGAAAAAGGCGGAGATCGACATGAAGGCGGAGGGCCAGGTGAGGAGGGAGCTCTGGTGCGGGCTGGGCTTCCTGGTGATCCAGACTGCGGCCTTCATGCGGCTGACCTTCTGGGAGCTCACCTGGGACGTGATGGAGCCCATTTGCTTCTACGTCACCTCCCTCTACTTCATGGCGGGCTATGccttcttcctcaggacctccaGGGATCCCTCCTTCGAAGGTTTTTTCGAGAGCCGCTTCGCCGCCAAACAGAAGCGGCTCATGAAGGCCCGCAACTTTGATATCGCTAAATTCAATGAGCTCAGGAGAGCCGGCCCCTTCCCTCCATCGCAGCCTCTAAAAGAGTCCTCTTCCTCATCTTGCTCTTCCTACAGCGATTGCCACAGGAGGAGCACCTTGTTCGGACCCATGCATTAG